One genomic segment of Stigmatopora argus isolate UIUO_Sarg chromosome 18, RoL_Sarg_1.0, whole genome shotgun sequence includes these proteins:
- the msrb1b gene encoding methionine-R-sulfoxide reductase B1b, with product MSFCSFFGGETYKDHFKPGMYVCSKCEHPLFSSRSKFAHSSPWPAFTETLREDSVTKLMESLTAFKVLCGKCGNGLGHEFVNDGPVEGASRFUIFSHSLKFVPSKGKQ from the exons ATGTCTTTCTGTAGTTTTTTTGGTGGTGAGACCTACAAAGATCATTTCAAGCCAG GCATGTACGTATGCTCAAAGTGCGAGCATCCGTTGTTCTCCAGCCGCTCCAAATTCGCCCACTCGTCTCCGTGGCCCGCGTTCACCGAGACCCTCCGAGAGGACAGCGTCACCAAACTGATGGAGAGCCTTACCGCCTTCAAG GTGCTGTGCGGCAAGTGCGGGAACGGGCTGGGTCACGAGTTTGTCAACGACGGCCCGGTGGAGGGAGCGTCCCGATTCTGAATATTCAGCCATTCCCTCAAGTTTGTCCCCAGCAAAG gcaagcaataa
- the neurl2 gene encoding neuralized-like protein 2: MEAVPDQFMEFHPVHGTNVQLDHSATQATRVESFANGVCFSKQALKPGEIFLVEIEEKELGWCGHLRVGLTARDPGDLEVVPEYSIPDLTDRGDSWVFAITRNHNKVAEEDGDARDPGGGPAGGQRLGRGEAGLRDEAVDKPKTFFTDSHLRVGNVRIPRDKLVGRSRPGRFSHILDDLYKTNVLPPTARRSRIGVLYVQKDPERGDMHIVINGEDMGASARGIPTVEPLYAVVDVFAATKCVRIVQVEYGFSSLQTLCRKSIQKHIVHRMAIDWLELPETLKRFCKYE; encoded by the exons ATGGAAGCCGTTCCGGATCAGTTCATGGAATTCCACCCGGTCCACGGGACCAACGTGCAACTGGACCACTCGGCCACTCAGGCCACTCGCGTGGAGAGCTTCGCCAACGGGGTGTGTTTCAGCAAACAAGCCTTAAAACCAGGTGAGATCTTTCTGGTGGAGATAGAGGAGAAAGAACTGGGCTGGTGCGGCCACCTCCGGGTGGGCCTGACGGCTCGGGACCCGGGGGACCTGGAGGTGGTTCCCGAGTACTCCATCCCGGACCTGACGGATCGGGGCGACAGTTGGGTTTTCGCCATCACGCGTAACCACAACAAAGTTGCCGAGGAGGACGGGGACGCCCGAGATCCCGGAGGTGGACCGGCCGGGGGTCAAAGACTGGGGCGGGGGGAAGCCGGACTCCGAGACGAGGCCGTGGACAAACCCAAGACTTTTTTCACCGACTCTCACTTGAGGGTCGGGAACGTTCGGATCCCCAGGGACAAGTTGGTGGGCCGCAGCCGGCCGGGGCGCTTCAGCCACATTCTGGACGACTTGTACAAGACCAACGTTCTTCCGCCCACGGCCCGACGCAGCCGGATCGGCGTCCTGTACGTGCAGAAGGACCCAGAACGGGGAGACATGCACATCGTCATCAACGGGGAGGACATGGGTGCTTCCGCCAGAGGCATTCCGACCGTGGAGCCGCTTTACGCCGTGGTGGATGTATTCGCCGCCACCAAGTGCGTCAGGATCGTGCAAGTGGAGTACGGAT TCTCTTCTTTGCAGACGCTGTGCAGGAAATCCATCCAGAAGCACATTGTCCACAGGATGGCGATTGATTGGCTGGAGCTGCCAGAGACGCTGAAGCGCTTTTGCAAGTACGAGTGA